TAATATTGAAATGCTTGAAATCGTAATAGATGGATTATTTGGAACACATCGTGTTTTTCAACCGATATTGGGAGATGCTATTTACGGATTCTTGATTGGAAACTTTGAAGTTTTAGCTGCATTAGTGTTTGTAGCAGTAATTATCTTTTGGTTAAGAAGAAATATTCAAAGAGTGAAGCGTTTTTGGAATAAAGAAATGGCAGGTTGGCCGAAAAATGATGGAAATATCATTTTATATTTTGAAATGGTTTTAATGAGTTTATTCTTAGTAATGAACGCAACAGATGTACCTTTTCAAGAAGCAGGTGCGGGAAATGTAGTTTCACAATTTATAGCACCGTGGTTTAGTGAGTTTTCTCTTGAGGAGTTACACATTATAGAAAAAGCTGCTTGGTGGTTACATATTGTAGGGATTTTAATTTTCTTGAATTATTTATACTATTCTAAACACCTACATATTTTATTAGCGTTCCCAAATACATTCTATGCGAAGTTAGATCCTAAGGGACAGTTAGATAATTTAGAGGCGGTAACAAAGGAAGTACAAATGATGATGGATCCAGATGCAGATCCATATGCAATGCCTGAAGAAGGAGCAGAAGACGAAGAACCAGCAAAATTTGGGGCTTCAGATGTAGCTGATTTAAATTGGGTGCAATTAATGAATGCTTACACTTGTACGGAGTGTGGACGATGTACTTCATCTTGTCCAGCAAATTTAACAGGGAAAGAATTATCTCCTCGTGCGATTATGATGAAAACTCGTGATCGATTAGAGGAAGTTGGAAAGAATATTGATGCCAATGGTGGAGAATTTAAGCCAGATGGTAAACAGTTATTAGACGATTATATTACTCGTGAAGAGTTATGGGCTTGTACCAGCTGTAATGCATGTGTACAAGAATGTCCAATTGGGATTGATCCATTATCGATTATAATGGATATGCGACGTTATTTAGTAATGGAAGAGTCAGCAGCTCCACAAGAGTTAAACATGATGATGACCAATATTGAAAATAACGGAGCACCGTGGCAGTATAGTCAAATGGATAGATTAAACTGGAAAGACGAATAATCTAACCAACGCACTAAAATGTCGGTTCAACTAATTTTTTAGCTAAAAGATTAATGAACAAAAAAACTAGTATTAATTCTCAATTACAAATTACGAGTAAATCGTAATCCATAATTATAAAAATCGAAATTAATTATGAACGTACCAACAATGGCAGATATGATGGCTCAAGGAAAGCAACCAGAAGTGTTGTTTTGGGTCGGAGCAGCAGGAAGTTATGATGATAGAGCAAAAAAAATAACCAAAGCTTTTGTAAAAATATTAGAGCAGGCTAATGTAGACTTTGCAGTATTAGGTACCGAAGAAAGTTCTACGGGAGATGCAGCTAAACGTGCTGGGAATGAATTTTTATTTCAAATGCAGGCTGTTACAAATATTGAAGTATTAAATGCGTATGAAGTAAAAACAATTGTTACTTGTGATCCGCATTCTTTCAATACATTAAAAAATGAATATCCAAGTTTAGGAGGTAAGTATACCGTTTACCATCATACACAATATATTAATAAGTTAATAGCAGATGGTCGTTTAGACGTAGGAAATGAAGTGTTAAAAAATAAGAGATTAACCTATCATGATCCTTGTTATTTAGGACGAGCAAATGATGTTTATGAAACTCCGCGTGATTTAATACGTCGTTTAGGAGTTAAAATGACTGAGATGAAGCGTCATAAATCAACAGCTTTATGTTGTGGTGCAGGAGGAGCGCAAATGTTTAAGGAGCCTGAAAAAGGAGATATGGATATTAATATCTTGCGTACAAAAGATGCTTTAGAAACGAAACCTCAAATTATTGCTACAGGTTGTCCTTACTGTAATACGATGATGACCGATGGAGTAAAATTCCATTTAAAAGAAGATCAAATTGTAGTAAAGGATATTGCAGAGTTAATTGCAGAAGCAAATAATTTATAAGATATACTGTAAAATATAAACAAAAGAAAAAGGAAGACATTGTCTTCCTTTTTTTTATTTAATAGTAGTACTTTTGAACAATTATTATAGAATAAATGAAAAACTTTATAAAAGCAGCTCGTTTACGAACATTACCTCTTTCTATATCGGGAATTATTGTTGGAGCATACTTAGGTTCAGTTGATAAATTTTCACCTATTACGAAGGAGTTATTGGATGCAACGGTTAATTCAGACAGAGTTCCGTTATATCAATCTTCAATTTTTTGGTTAGCTATTTTAACTACTATTGGATTTCAAGTACTTTCTAATTTTGCCAATGATTATGGTGATGGTGTAAAAGGAACTGATGATAACAGAGAAGGAGAAGCAAGAATGGTTTCGTCAGGAGCAATTACTCCAAAACAAATGAAAACAGCAATGATTGGAACTACTATTTTTACTTTGATAGTAGCAATTCTATTGATTTATGTTTCTTTTGGAAAAGATAATTTTGGGTATTCATTATTATTTTTTGGATTAGGTATTGCCTCTATTGTAGCAGCGATTAAATATACAGTGGGTAAATCTGCTTATGGTTATAGTGGTTTTGGAGATATTTTTGTGTTTGTGTTCTTCGGTTTGCTAGCCGTAGTGGGAACTTATTTCCTATATACTAAAGAACTTAATTTTACTATTTTTCTACCTGCATTTACTGTTGGATTACTAAGTACAGCAGTATTAAACTTGAATAATATGCGTGATAGAGTAAACGATGAAAAATCAGGAAAGAATACTCTAGTAGTAAAGATTGGTTCGGAGTTTGCAAAATATTATCATTATTATTTAGTTGTAGCATCCTTTTTATTTGCACTATTATATGTAGTAATTAAGTATCAATCTCCTTTTCAATTTTTATTTGTTATTGCTTATTTACCATTAATAAAACATCTGTTATTTGTGTATAAGAATAAGGAAGAGCGATTGTTAGATGGTGAGTTGAAAAAGGTAGCACTTAGTACTTTTTTGTTTTCTATTTTATTCGGATTGGGGCAAATTTTGTAACTTTCAATAAAAATACTACCCATGAAAATACTGTCCCAATTATTATTCTCTTTTGTTTTTTTGTTAGGATGTGGTGGAAATAATGACGCCCCTTCTTATGGATATGGAACTTCTCCTCAAAATGAAGTGGCAGAATCTATAGAAATAAACGGAAATAACGTTAATACGACTCAAGATCATTCAAAAGAAAGTAGTAATGGTACTATCATTCAAAGAAAACTGATAAAGAAGGGGAATGTATCTTTTGAGACGAATGATTTAACCAAGACTAGAAAACATATTGAGGAATCACTTCTCAAATTTAAAGGATATATCTCTGAAGACAATCAATATAAATCTTTAGATAATATTACCAGTAATTTAACGATCAGAATTCCTTCGCAGCATTTTGATACTTTTTTAAATGAATTGTCTTCTGCAGTTGAAAAGTTTGATCATAAAAATATATCGGTAAATGATGTTACCGAACAGTTTTTAGATATTGAAGCACGTTTAGCAGTCAAAAAATCTTTAGAAATTCGTTACAATGAACTTTTGAAGAAAGCAAAAACGGTTAAAGAAATACTGGAAATAGAAAGAGAATTAGCAAACGTACGTTCTGAAATAGAGTCTATGGAAGGACGATTACAATACTTACAAAATCAAGTGTCCTATTCAACATTAAGTATTCAGTTTTATAAAGTGGAATTAACGAAGTCTTCATCCACAGGTTTTTGGAGAAGATTGGGTAATGCTTTTTTTAATGGTATAGATAATATCAAATGGTTCTTTATAGGACTTATAAATATTTGGCCATTTATCTTGTTGTTAGTAGGAGGAATTTATCTATTAAGAAAACGAATTAAACGAAAAAAATAATGAAAATTACATTTTACGGTCATGCATGTTTTGGTATCGAAGTTAATGGAACTCATATATTGGTAGATCCATTTATTACTGGAAACCCTTTAGCATCGCATATTAATATAGAAGAAATTAAGGCAGATTATATTTTGGTAACTCATGCACATCAAGATCATGTGTTAGATGTAGATGTAATAGCTAAAAGAACTGGTGCTACTATTGTTTCCAATTACGAAATTTATATGCATTATACGGCAAAAGAATTAAAGGCGCATCCGTTAAACCATGGAGGTACTTTCAAAGCAGCAGCTTTTTCGGCAAAATATGTGAATGCTATTCATACCTCATCTTTTGCAGATGGAAGTTATGGAGGGCAACCAGGAGGTTTTGTAATTACTGCTGGTGAAAAATCGCTGTATATTGCAGGCGATACTGCAGTTACTATGGATATGAAATTAATACCAATGACAACAGAGTTAACAGCATCAATTTTTCCAATAGGAGATAATTTTACAATGGGAATAGAAGATGCTATTATTGCATCTGATTTAGTCGCTTGTAACAAGGTGATTGGGTGTCATTTCAATACATTTCCTCCAATACAAATAGATGTTGAAGATGCTAAGAAGCAGTTTTCAGCAAAAAACAAAGAATTAAACATTTTAGAAATAGGAACTTCAATAAGTATTTAAATTAAATGAAAGTAATAAAGATAATTTTAGGAATTATTATTGCAATATCGATAGTCTTTTTTGCGACTGGGTTAATTGTAAAAGAAACTACGTATATGGTGAAAGTCGAGATTAATAAGCCTATAGCAGAAGTCTTTTCAAAATTTAATGATACTGAGTTATTAAAAGAATGGATTCCTGAAGTGAAGTCTCTTGATATCATTGAAGAAAAACCGGGTAAAGTTGGGAGTACGTATAAGATGATCGTTAAAAATCAAGGTCAAGAAATGGCAATGACAGAAAAAGTGTTGGCCTTTGTTGAAAATGAAAAGGTAACGTTACATTTTGATGCGGATGGAATGTTAAAAACAGATGATTATAATTTTATTTCAGAAGGAAATAAAACCATTATAACACAAGACACCAAAATTACCGCTAAATCGTATATTTTAGGATGCACATTTCCTTGGTTTAAAGGACAGTTAAAGAAACTTAGTCAAGATTATTTAGAGAGGTTTAAAACCATCGCTGAAGAATAATTAGAATAAAAATAATATGCTAAAGGCTAGCTATAAACAATATATACTAAACTTTAAACAAGCAAGCGGTACGTCTAGAGGAATCTTACGAACAAAAGAAACCTATTTCTTAATATTGGAAAAGGATAACAAACGAGGAATTGGAGAATGCGGATTGTTTAGAGGATTAAGTGCAGATGATAGACCAGATTATGAAGAAAAGTTACAATGGGTTTGCGATAATATTGGCTTAGGTTTAGAACGTTTGTTAATGGAACTGATGCAGTTTCCGTCTATTCAATTTGGTGTAGAACAAGCATTTCTTTCTTTAGAAGGAGTTACTCCGTTT
The sequence above is a segment of the Tenacibaculum sp. 190130A14a genome. Coding sequences within it:
- a CDS encoding (Fe-S)-binding protein, with translation MEKYLPNIFFAIVLIAGIGYFVMNVRKLIRNIKLGKDIDRNDRKPERWKNMAKIALGQYKMVRRPLSGILHIVVYVGFILINIEMLEIVIDGLFGTHRVFQPILGDAIYGFLIGNFEVLAALVFVAVIIFWLRRNIQRVKRFWNKEMAGWPKNDGNIILYFEMVLMSLFLVMNATDVPFQEAGAGNVVSQFIAPWFSEFSLEELHIIEKAAWWLHIVGILIFLNYLYYSKHLHILLAFPNTFYAKLDPKGQLDNLEAVTKEVQMMMDPDADPYAMPEEGAEDEEPAKFGASDVADLNWVQLMNAYTCTECGRCTSSCPANLTGKELSPRAIMMKTRDRLEEVGKNIDANGGEFKPDGKQLLDDYITREELWACTSCNACVQECPIGIDPLSIIMDMRRYLVMEESAAPQELNMMMTNIENNGAPWQYSQMDRLNWKDE
- a CDS encoding (Fe-S)-binding protein, which codes for MNVPTMADMMAQGKQPEVLFWVGAAGSYDDRAKKITKAFVKILEQANVDFAVLGTEESSTGDAAKRAGNEFLFQMQAVTNIEVLNAYEVKTIVTCDPHSFNTLKNEYPSLGGKYTVYHHTQYINKLIADGRLDVGNEVLKNKRLTYHDPCYLGRANDVYETPRDLIRRLGVKMTEMKRHKSTALCCGAGGAQMFKEPEKGDMDINILRTKDALETKPQIIATGCPYCNTMMTDGVKFHLKEDQIVVKDIAELIAEANNL
- the menA gene encoding 1,4-dihydroxy-2-naphthoate octaprenyltransferase — its product is MKNFIKAARLRTLPLSISGIIVGAYLGSVDKFSPITKELLDATVNSDRVPLYQSSIFWLAILTTIGFQVLSNFANDYGDGVKGTDDNREGEARMVSSGAITPKQMKTAMIGTTIFTLIVAILLIYVSFGKDNFGYSLLFFGLGIASIVAAIKYTVGKSAYGYSGFGDIFVFVFFGLLAVVGTYFLYTKELNFTIFLPAFTVGLLSTAVLNLNNMRDRVNDEKSGKNTLVVKIGSEFAKYYHYYLVVASFLFALLYVVIKYQSPFQFLFVIAYLPLIKHLLFVYKNKEERLLDGELKKVALSTFLFSILFGLGQIL
- a CDS encoding DUF4349 domain-containing protein yields the protein MKILSQLLFSFVFLLGCGGNNDAPSYGYGTSPQNEVAESIEINGNNVNTTQDHSKESSNGTIIQRKLIKKGNVSFETNDLTKTRKHIEESLLKFKGYISEDNQYKSLDNITSNLTIRIPSQHFDTFLNELSSAVEKFDHKNISVNDVTEQFLDIEARLAVKKSLEIRYNELLKKAKTVKEILEIERELANVRSEIESMEGRLQYLQNQVSYSTLSIQFYKVELTKSSSTGFWRRLGNAFFNGIDNIKWFFIGLINIWPFILLLVGGIYLLRKRIKRKK
- a CDS encoding metal-dependent hydrolase, with amino-acid sequence MKITFYGHACFGIEVNGTHILVDPFITGNPLASHINIEEIKADYILVTHAHQDHVLDVDVIAKRTGATIVSNYEIYMHYTAKELKAHPLNHGGTFKAAAFSAKYVNAIHTSSFADGSYGGQPGGFVITAGEKSLYIAGDTAVTMDMKLIPMTTELTASIFPIGDNFTMGIEDAIIASDLVACNKVIGCHFNTFPPIQIDVEDAKKQFSAKNKELNILEIGTSISI
- a CDS encoding SRPBCC family protein, producing the protein MKVIKIILGIIIAISIVFFATGLIVKETTYMVKVEINKPIAEVFSKFNDTELLKEWIPEVKSLDIIEEKPGKVGSTYKMIVKNQGQEMAMTEKVLAFVENEKVTLHFDADGMLKTDDYNFISEGNKTIITQDTKITAKSYILGCTFPWFKGQLKKLSQDYLERFKTIAEE